In Actinotignum schaalii, the sequence TTGTCCCAGTTCGCGCCAGCTGATTTTCTGGAGTGGTTTCCCGGAAAGGTAAACACCGCCGTCACGTGGGCGCAATTGGCCCGCCAGGGTGCGTAGCAGGGTAGTTTTGCCGGCACCATTTGGTCCCAACAAAGCGGTGACCCCGGAGGGGAACTCCGCGTCAAGTCCGCTAAAGACGGGATTCGACGCGGAGTACCCCTGGGTTAGATGACGAGTAGTCAGCATAGTCTCCACCCCTGCCGCCAAAGCTATTGAACGTTTCGTGTACTCTTTGAGCCTACAACGTGACGTGGGATACACGCAATAGCTTAGGTGGTTATTTATTTCCAGAGTAAAACTCTTTCGGGAGGAGTCATAGCCGCGCATATTCCGCATCGCTCACCGGCTCGAGCCATTCGTTGGAGGTATCCGTTCCGGGAACTTCCACGGCGAGGTGGGAGAACCAGCTATCGGGCGCGGCCCCGTGCCAGTGCTTGGTGCCGGCCGGCACATTGATCACATCCCCGGGCAGCATTTCTTCCACCGGCTGGCCCCAAGTCTGGTGGAATCCGCGGCCGGCCACGCAGATAAGGATCTGGCCGCCGCCGCTGGAAGCATGGTGAATATGCCAGTTATTGCGGCAGCCCGGCTCGAACGTCACGTTGTACATGGGAACCTGGCTCGTGGAAACCGGCGCGAGGTAGCTCTGCCCGATAAAGTACTGGGCGAAACCGTCATTAGGGGCACCGATGGGGAAGAGGCATTCGCGCGCGTGGCGTTCCTTGGCGCTCAGCGCATCCGTGCCAGGATTGGCGCCAGCGCTACCAGCTGCACCCGCATCCTCAACACTCCACACATCCCTCGCTAAATTGAAAACCGCCCACGCCTTCGGCCAACCCACGTACATGGCCGCATGTGTGACAATCGCGGCGATTTCTTCCCGGGTCACCCCGTGATTCTTCGCGTTCTCCAAGTGATACCGCAGCGAAGAATCCGTGATCCCGGAGGCCATGAGAGCCACTACCGTGACCACGCACTTCATTTTGAGGGACAGCGCGGGCTGATTCCACACCCGCCCAAAAAGAACATCGTCATTGAGCTCGGCAAAA encodes:
- a CDS encoding carboxymuconolactone decarboxylase family protein; this encodes MSEKITQTAGRDQLGDFAPLFAELNDDVLFGRVWNQPALSLKMKCVVTVVALMASGITDSSLRYHLENAKNHGVTREEIAAIVTHAAMYVGWPKAWAVFNLARDVWSVEDAGAAGSAGANPGTDALSAKERHARECLFPIGAPNDGFAQYFIGQSYLAPVSTSQVPMYNVTFEPGCRNNWHIHHASSGGGQILICVAGRGFHQTWGQPVEEMLPGDVINVPAGTKHWHGAAPDSWFSHLAVEVPGTDTSNEWLEPVSDAEYARL